Proteins from a genomic interval of Euwallacea fornicatus isolate EFF26 chromosome 1, ASM4011564v1, whole genome shotgun sequence:
- the LOC136350379 gene encoding 2-aminoethanethiol dioxygenase, producing the protein MSKSNHIINVLKQAILTFTTKKQKPESFPANLEGLISLLNNTTSEHVNFPNQFMNPQLWEHPEKAPVSCIEIFEDDHVTMGIFVLKPNGKLPLHNHPQMHGLIKVIAGKVKIVSYSINTEKTKDVDQKSIQDSKAPMQFKSRPSTCGIVTAELNDITVVGPNSPTCVLDPEIKNLHEIESLDGPAAFLDILAPPYDYPLPGYETRKCSYYTKLSQVAQNIFWLQEIRSPSWYWTDSHPYTGPDLYEADLAS; encoded by the coding sequence atgtccaaatCCAACCATATCATAAACGTTCTCAAACAGGCAATCCTAACATTCACCACCAAAAAACAGAAGCCCGAATCATTTCCTGCCAATTTAGAAGGGTTAATTTCACTCCTTAACAATACCACTAGTGAGCATGTAAATTTTCCAAACCAGTTCATGAATCCTCAGTTATGGGAACATCCCGAGAAGGCCCCTGTAAGTTGCATAGAAATCTTTGAGGACGATCATGTAACTATGGGAATTTTCGTTCTAAAACCAAACGGAAAGCTGCCTCTGCATAATCATCCACAAATGCATGGATTGATTAAAGTTATTGCTGGGAAAGTGAAGATAGTAAGTTATTCAATAAACACTGAGAAAACCAAAGATGTAGACCAGAAGAGCATTCAAGACAGTAAAGCTCCAATGCAATTTAAATCCAGGCCAAGCACATGTGGGATTGTTACTGCAGAATTGAATGATATAACTGTCGTAGGTCCTAATAGCCCCACATGTGTACTAGATCCAGAAATCAAGAATCTACATGAAATTGAGAGCTTGGATGGACCTGCAGCTTTCTTGGATATTTTAGCCCCTCCCTATGATTATCCTTTGCCAGGGTATGAAACTAGAAAATGTTCCTATTATACTAAGTTAAGTCAAGTTGCCCAAAATATCTTTTGGTTGCAAGAGATCAGATCACCAAGTTGGTATTGGACTGATTCCCATCCTTACACTGGACCTGACTTGTATGAGGCCGATCTGGCCTCTTAA
- the LOC136350374 gene encoding E3 ubiquitin-protein ligase MARCHF5-like — protein MSTDASQSTSQEGPKGPTSTTKESGRYCWVCFASEEEDRHASWVQPCNCKGTTKWVHQTCLQRWVDEKQKGGNMSKVTCPQCQTEYIIVFPNMGVLVLILDTVDSFIYKGCPFMAAGIVVGAVYWCAVTYGAITVMQVIGQKEGLAIMEQADPLILLIGLPAIPVSLLLGKLIRWEDAVLGFMRKNINKIPIIRRIPPFRIDIATSTRTESSTEHDLPPLTSPISATRVLCGALLMPTISTFFGKLLFDSVKSNFHRTVLGGLAFIAVKGCLKIYHKQQNYIRQCQRRILDYTESNISTYVRHNRTQDD, from the exons ATGAGTACCGATGCTAGTCAAAGTACATCTCAAGAAGGGCCCAAAGGCCCTACCAGTACGACCAAGGAATCTGGAAGATATTGTTGGGTGTGCTTTGCTTCAGAAGAAGAAGACCGCCACGCATCGTGGGTTCAACCCTGCAACTGCAAAGGCACCACCAAATGG GTTCACCAAACGTGTCTTCAGAGATGGGTAGATGAGAAACAAAAAGGGGGCAATATGAGCAAAGTTACATGCCCGCAATGTCAGACTGAATACATTATAGTGTTTCCCAATATGGGTGTGTTGGTCCTTATTTTAGATACAGTCGATAGTTTCATATATAAAGGGTGTCCCTTCATGGCTGCAGGGATTGTTGTTGGTGCTGTGTATTGGTGTGCAGTTACCTATGGTGCCATCACAGTGATGCAG GTTATAGGGCAAAAAGAAGGATTGGCAATAATGGAACAAGCAGACCCATTAATTTTGCTAATAGGGCTTCCAGCTATTCCAGTTTCTCTTCTCCTAGGCAAACTCATCAGATGGGAAGATGCTGTACTTGGCTTcatgagaaaaaatataaataagatCCCTATTATCAGAAGAATCCCCCCATTTAG GATTGATATAGCGACAAGTACTAGAACAGAGTCTTCAACAGAACACGATCTTCCGCCGCTTACTAGCCCAATCTCCGCAACACGAGTTTTATGTGGAGCGCTGCTAATGCCCACTATATCAACGTTTTTCGGGAAACTCCTATTTGATTcagtaaaatcaaattttcatcgCACAGTATTAGGCGGTTTAGCGTTTATAGCCGTAAAAGgctgtttgaaaatttatcacaAACAACAAAACTATATAAGACAATGTCAGCGAAGGATTTTGGACTACACAGAGTCCAATATATCAACTTATGTGAGACATAATAGGACACAAGACGATTAA
- the Prx6a gene encoding peroxiredoxin-6, translated as MVNLGEIFPNLFVKTTVGDMHLHDWFKDSWGILFSHPADFTPVCTTELARVVELKNEFAKRNCKVIALSCDSVESHIKWIRDINMYAKVDEAEFPFPIIADPDRDIALELNMLDPDEKDAAGVVLTARAVFIVDPKKKMRLSILYPATTGRNFDEILRVLDSLQLCDKHKVATPVDWKKGQEVMVQPSVSDEDCKKLFPAIRVECLPSRKQYIRKTVIEN; from the exons ATGGTAAATCTAGGGGAGATATTTCCAAATCTCTTTGTGAAAACAACAGTTGGTGACATGCATTTACATGACTGGTTTAAAGATTC ATGGGGCATATTGTTCTCACATCCTGCAGACTTTACTCCTGTATGTACCACTGAACTAGCCAGGGTAGTAGAgcttaaaaatgaatttgccAAACGTAACTGCAAGGTAATCGCCTTATCCTGCGACTCGGTCGAATCTCATATCAAATGGATAAGAGACATCAATATGTATGCCAAAGTAGATGAAGCAGAATTTCCATTTCCCATTATTGCTGATCCAGATCGAGATATTGCTCTGGAATTGAATATGCTTGATCCAGATGAGAAAGATGCTGCAGGAGTGGTTTTGACAGCAAGGGCAGTTTTTATTGTTGATcctaaaaagaaaatgagGTTGTCGATATTGTATCCCGCTACAActggaagaaattttga TGAAATTCTAAGAGTTTTGGATTCCCTGCAGCTTTGTGACAAGCATAAAGTGGCCACCCCTGTTGACTGGAAG AAAGGACAAGAAGTCATGGTTCAACCTTCAGTTTCTGATGAagattgcaaaaaattattcccaGCAATAAGAGTTGAATGTCTACCTTCTAGGAAACAATATATTAGAAAGACTGtcatagaaaattaa